From a region of the Drosophila ananassae strain 14024-0371.13 chromosome XL, ASM1763931v2, whole genome shotgun sequence genome:
- the LOC26515171 gene encoding AT-rich binding protein isoform X1, with translation MGFPRILSKNNKIYTKLGDFCLSGDSFWIVCHTCQEELQTQDQFWKHIQDEHNFLHGVAKQEHSRTSSYCLTDVEAAATTGTPGPPGSQSSVTAVTVPLASYHCATKYFEDEQREADLQQHLQQQQQQQQQQQQQQQQQQQQQQQQQQQQQQQQRDAAKELAELHANAVAAVASAAAAAGEGSSRSNSGIDIKIEPASLTLPPEMQAAAAAGTIYHLPQLVPAPVPPPPPTPGFASASSSTTVSTTPPGVLQQQQQQQQQQQQQQQTAGSMPNLSLSVAPTTPLAAAMMGASHELPKDSNSTTASAGSAVSSDDGERWYVCDYETCGLKFKYKSRMELHRVVHSKERRFNCELCSASFKQSCNLSTHRKKKHALRGIKSDILPQRF, from the exons ATGGGTTTTCCGCGCATCCTCAGCAAGAACAACAAGATCTACACAAAGCTGGGTGATTTCTGCTTATCGGGGGACAGTTTCTGGATCGTTTGCCACACGTGCCAGGAGGAGCTCCAGACGCAGGATCAGTTCTGGAAGCACATCCAGGACGAGCACAACTTCCTGCATGGCGTTGCAAAG CAGGAACACAGTAGAACCTCTAGCTATTGCTTGACGGATGTGGAGGCGGCGGCGACGACTGGGACACCAGGACCTCCCGGTTCCCAGAGCAGCGTCACAGCGGTCACAGTTCCACTGGCGTCGTACCATTGTGCCACCAAATACTTTGAGGACGAGCAGCGCGAGGCGGACTTGCAGCAGcacctccagcagcagcagcagcaacagcaacagcagcagcaacaacagcagcagcagcagcaacagcagcagcagcaacaacagcagcagcagcaacagcaacgcgATGCAGCAAAAGAATTGGCGGAACTCCATGCAAATGCTGTGGCAGCTGTGGCCTCGGCTGCTGCCGCGGCGGGCGAAGGAAGCTCGCGAAGCAATAGTGGCATTGATATCAAAATCGAACCCGCCAGTTTAACCCTGCCGCCGGAAATGCaagctgccgctgctgccggAACCATATACCACCTACCCCAGTTAGTGCCGGCGCCTgtgccgccgccaccgcctaCGCCGGGATTTGCCAGTGCCAGTAGCTCCACCACCGTCAGTACAACACCGCCAGGAGTtctccagcaacagcagcagcagcagcaacaacaacagcagcagcaacaaacgGCAGGGAGTATGCCAAATCTGAGCCTATCCGTTGCCCCAACCACACCGCTGGCAGCTGCCATGATGGGTGCCAGTCATGAGCTGCCTAAGGATTCCAATAGTACAACAGCCAGTGCCGGCAGTGCCGTTTCCTCCGACGACGGAGAGCGTTGGTATGTCTGTGACTATGAGACGTGCGGCCTGAAGTTCAAGTACAAGTCCCGTATGGAGCTGCATCGGGTGGTGCATAGCAAGGAGAGGCGCTTCAATTGCGAACTGTGCAGTGCCTCGTTCAAGCAGTCTTGCAACTTATCCACGCACCGAAAAAAGAAGCACGCGCTGAGGGGCATCAAGAGTGATATACTGCCGCAGCGTTTTTAG
- the LOC26515171 gene encoding AT-rich binding protein isoform X2, which produces MGFPRILSKNNKIYTKLGDFCLSGDSFWIVCHTCQEELQTQDQFWKHIQDEHNFLHGVAKEHSRTSSYCLTDVEAAATTGTPGPPGSQSSVTAVTVPLASYHCATKYFEDEQREADLQQHLQQQQQQQQQQQQQQQQQQQQQQQQQQQQQQQQRDAAKELAELHANAVAAVASAAAAAGEGSSRSNSGIDIKIEPASLTLPPEMQAAAAAGTIYHLPQLVPAPVPPPPPTPGFASASSSTTVSTTPPGVLQQQQQQQQQQQQQQQTAGSMPNLSLSVAPTTPLAAAMMGASHELPKDSNSTTASAGSAVSSDDGERWYVCDYETCGLKFKYKSRMELHRVVHSKERRFNCELCSASFKQSCNLSTHRKKKHALRGIKSDILPQRF; this is translated from the exons ATGGGTTTTCCGCGCATCCTCAGCAAGAACAACAAGATCTACACAAAGCTGGGTGATTTCTGCTTATCGGGGGACAGTTTCTGGATCGTTTGCCACACGTGCCAGGAGGAGCTCCAGACGCAGGATCAGTTCTGGAAGCACATCCAGGACGAGCACAACTTCCTGCATGGCGTTGCAAAG GAACACAGTAGAACCTCTAGCTATTGCTTGACGGATGTGGAGGCGGCGGCGACGACTGGGACACCAGGACCTCCCGGTTCCCAGAGCAGCGTCACAGCGGTCACAGTTCCACTGGCGTCGTACCATTGTGCCACCAAATACTTTGAGGACGAGCAGCGCGAGGCGGACTTGCAGCAGcacctccagcagcagcagcagcaacagcaacagcagcagcaacaacagcagcagcagcagcaacagcagcagcagcaacaacagcagcagcagcaacagcaacgcgATGCAGCAAAAGAATTGGCGGAACTCCATGCAAATGCTGTGGCAGCTGTGGCCTCGGCTGCTGCCGCGGCGGGCGAAGGAAGCTCGCGAAGCAATAGTGGCATTGATATCAAAATCGAACCCGCCAGTTTAACCCTGCCGCCGGAAATGCaagctgccgctgctgccggAACCATATACCACCTACCCCAGTTAGTGCCGGCGCCTgtgccgccgccaccgcctaCGCCGGGATTTGCCAGTGCCAGTAGCTCCACCACCGTCAGTACAACACCGCCAGGAGTtctccagcaacagcagcagcagcagcaacaacaacagcagcagcaacaaacgGCAGGGAGTATGCCAAATCTGAGCCTATCCGTTGCCCCAACCACACCGCTGGCAGCTGCCATGATGGGTGCCAGTCATGAGCTGCCTAAGGATTCCAATAGTACAACAGCCAGTGCCGGCAGTGCCGTTTCCTCCGACGACGGAGAGCGTTGGTATGTCTGTGACTATGAGACGTGCGGCCTGAAGTTCAAGTACAAGTCCCGTATGGAGCTGCATCGGGTGGTGCATAGCAAGGAGAGGCGCTTCAATTGCGAACTGTGCAGTGCCTCGTTCAAGCAGTCTTGCAACTTATCCACGCACCGAAAAAAGAAGCACGCGCTGAGGGGCATCAAGAGTGATATACTGCCGCAGCGTTTTTAG